In Oryza sativa Japonica Group chromosome 11, ASM3414082v1, the following are encoded in one genomic region:
- the LOC4349656 gene encoding uncharacterized protein has translation MVRELRLDSFYARLRAAAAASAADASSPLLILPSAADADALCALKVLTHVLSADSIRFSIYPVASAAAAASLLASFSASHPLCLLLINWGAHRDLRAVLPPAATAFVVDSHRPIHLHNLSAANDRVVVLFTTDDEHTADLSYDFDVSSLADASDLSAQGEADDHLRVAEEDEDSDASDSDSDGEGGRRKRRRLSDDAEANGDPERLFGKLRREYYRLGTFHGKPSGCLMYELAHALRKNTNELLWLACVSLTDQFVHERITNERYQAAVMELEQHINGSGNLDPSGVGAVVTLKDGTKIRAPEASRIAYEDEPRLMLLREWSLFDSMLCSSYVATKLKTWSDNGLKKLKLLLARMGFPLADCQKRFQYMSMEVKRKMRDEFDRFLPEYGLTEFYYRSFLRVHGYRSKVSAADVVYGVTALLESLNAESKDSKGSSAAEQFWVAYSALSLSNVDQLRKGMQSAIEIQRAILRQGSSAITKTGFIRSAKKFRWVKLDDPVDTDKLCQPQALTKFCFFLMDALRERGARMKPLICACLAREPEKVLVVGVCGKPRLGAVKGNAFGNAFRSAAEEIGADYFHDMFESSWIVLDVVAVSSFMIRLTEKL, from the coding sequence ATGGTGCGCGAGCTCCGCCTCGACTCCTTCTACgcgcgcctccgcgccgccgccgccgcgtccgccgccgacgcatCCTCGCCGCTCCTgatcctcccctccgccgccgacgccgacgccctcTGCGCGCTCAAGGTGCTCACCCACGTCCTCTCCGCCGACTCCATCCGCTTCTCCATCTaccccgtcgcctccgccgccgccgccgcctccctcctcgcctcctTCTCCGCCTCCCACCCGCtctgcctcctcctcatcaACTGGGGCGCCCACCGCGACCTCCGCGCCGTGCtgccccccgccgccaccgcgttcGTCGTGGATTCGCACCGCCCCATCCACCTCCACAATCTCTCGGCGGCCAACGACCGCGTCGTCGTGCTCTTCACCACGGACGACGAGCACACCGCCGATCTCTCCTACGACTTCGacgtctcctccctcgccgacgCCTCCGACCTCTCCGCTCAGGGGGAGGCCGACGACCACCTCCGCGTCGCCGAGGAGGACGAAGACTCCGATGCTTCCGACTCGGATTCCGATGGCGAgggtgggaggaggaagaggcggcggctcTCCGACGATGCGGAGGCGAATGGCGACCCGGAGAGGCTGTTCGGGAAGCTGAGGAGGGAGTACTACCGGCTCGGCACCTTCCACGGGAAGCCGTCGGGGTGCCTCATGTACGAGCTCGCCCACGCGCTGCGGAAGAACACCAACGAGCTCCTATGGCTCGCCTGCGTCTCCCTCACCGACCAGTTCGTCCACGAGCGCATCACCAACGAGCGCTACCAGGCCGCCGTCATGGAGCTCGAGCAGCACATCAATGGATCTGGCAATCTCGACCCATCTGGCGTCGGCGCTGTGGTGACGCTCAAGGATGGCACCAAGATCCGGGCGCCGGAGGCCTCACGCATCGCTTATGAAGACGAGCCGCGGCTGATGCTGCTCCGGGAGTGGAGTCTGTTCGACTCCATGCTCTGCTCGTCGTATGTCGCGACGAAGCTCAAGACCTGGAGCGACAATGGCCTCAAGAAGCTCAAGTTGCTTCTGGCAAGGATGGGATTCCCGCTCGCCGATTGCCAGAAGAGGTTCCAGTACATGAGCATGGAGGTCAAGCGGAAGATGCGTGATGAGTTTGATCGGTTCTTGCCTGAGTATGGGCTCACCGAGTTCTATTACCGGAGTTTCTTGAGGGTGCATGGCTACCGCTCCAAGGTTTCTGCTGCAGATGTTGTTTATGGCGTCACAGCTTTGCTTGAATCACTAAATGCCGAGTCCAAGGACTCCAAGGGGTCTTCTGCTGCTGAGCAATTCTGGGTTGCATACTCGGCGTTGTCGCTGAGCAATGTCGATCAGCTGCGGAAAGGGATGCAGTCTGCAATTGAGATACAGAGGGCAATACTGAGGCAAGGAAGCTCAGCGATTACCAAGACCGGGTTCATTCGGAGTGCAAAGAAGTTTCGGTGGGTGAAGCTTGATGATCCAGTGGATACGGATAAGCTATGCCAACCTCAGGCTCTTACCAAGTTCTGCTTTTTCCTTATGGACGCACTGAGAGAGCGAGGAGCAAGGATGAAGCCACTTATCTGCGCTTGCTTAGCAAGGGAGCCTGAGAAAGTGCTTGTTGTGGGGGTATGTGGGAAGCCAAGGCTGGGGGCTGTTAAGGGGAATGCATTTGGTAATGCATTTAGGTCAGCTGCCGAGGAGATTGGTGCAGACTATTTCCATGACATGTTTGAGTCATCATGGATTGTTCTTGACGTTGTTGCTGTCAGCTCTTTCATGATTCGGTTAACAGAGAAGCTATGA